A window of the Cannabis sativa cultivar Pink pepper isolate KNU-18-1 chromosome X, ASM2916894v1, whole genome shotgun sequence genome harbors these coding sequences:
- the LOC133032549 gene encoding uncharacterized protein At3g17950-like, producing MSGSRRRSNKSNATSSSSVAERRRRWWSLCRDENDAKPTASLGDFLENERRFGDGPFYGATPELEGVVVVDDDDDRRRNGRLLFVDGRVLPRLRRRWRFLRLLVPRLRQ from the coding sequence ATGAGTGGATCTCGAAGAAGGTCTAACAAATCCAATGCCACGTCATCATCATCGGTTGCGGAGAGACGAAGGCGGTGGTGGAGTCTTTGCAGAGATGAGAACGATGCGAAACCCACGGCTTCGTTGGGAGATTTTTTGGAGAATGAAAGGAGATTTGGTGATGGACCTTTTTATGGTGCGACGCCTGAGCTTGAAGGTGTTGTTGTAGTTGACGATGATGATGATCGGAGGAGGAATGGAAGGTTGTTGTTTGTTGATGGGAGGGTTCTTCCGCGGCTTAGACGGAGATGGAGATTTCTTCGTCTTCTTGTCCCTCGTCTGCGGCAGTGA